The Acinetobacter lwoffii genomic sequence CTGCGTGTACTTCGCGCAGTTCAAATCGCGGTAGATGATGGTTTGGCAATTCCAATTTTAGTGGGTCGTCCAGCTGTAATTGAAGCCAACATCAAAAAGTTGGGCCTACGTCTTGAAGATGGCGTGAATATCACGATTGTTGATCAGGAAAAGAACCCGAACTATGAAATGTTTGCAGATGATTACTACAACATCATGCAGCGCAAGGGTGTAACGCCTGAATACGCACAGCGTGAAGCACGTCGCCGCTCTACCCTGATCGCAGCGATGCTTGTGAAACATGGCATGGCAGATGGTATGCTGTGTGGTACGTATTCAAGCTATGACATTCACCTGGACTTCGTCAGCAACATCATTGGCAAGAAAGATGGTCATAATACCTTCTTTACCCTAAATGCCTTGATGCTTGAAGACCGTAACTTGTTCATTGCCGATACCTATGTCAACACCAATCCAACAGCTGAACAGCTGGCTGAAATGACCATTCTGGCCGCTGAAGAAGTTCGCCGTTTTGGTATGACACCACGTATTGCCCTGCTGTCTCACTCAAGTTTCGGTTCAGACCAGCATGATGCCAGCGCGCAAAAAATGCGTAAGGTATATGACATCCTGTCTGAAATTGCGCCTGAGCTGGAAGTTGAAGGTGAAATGCACGGTGATGCTGCTCTGGATGAGAACATTCGTCAGTTTGCATTCCCGAATTCACGTTTCAAAGGCTCTGCAAACTTGCTGATCATGCCAAATCTGGATGCTGCCAATATCTCGTTTAACCTGTTAAAGGCAACTTCAGGCAACAACGTAACGATTGGTCCAATTCTGTTGGGTGCTGCGAAACCTGTCCACATTTTGACGCCGACTGCGACCACGCGCCGTGTGATCAACATGACTGCACTGACTGTTGCTGAAATCCAGCAAGCAGAACAAGATGCACTTTAAGCCAATGACAAGATAACGACGCATCAGCCTCGTTTCTTAACTTGAGAAAACCTCTATTCTGTAGCATGATGCTTGTAAGAATAGAGGTTTTTTCATGCAAGTTTATTTAGTAGGCGGCGCAGTTCGAGATCATTTGCTCGGACACCCCTATCACGAAAAAGATTATGTAGTCGTTGGTGCAACCCCCGCGCAAATGCTTGACTTAGGCTATCAGCCCGTAGGCAAAGATTTCCCTGTTTTTCTACATCCCCAAACAAAAGAAGAATATGCACTGGCGCGTACCGAACGTAAATCTAGCGCCGGTTATCATGGTTTTGAGTTTTATACCGATGTCAGCGTTACGCTAGAGCAGGATCTGATTCGTCGCGATCTGACCATTAATGCCATGGCCATGGATGATGCCGGCCAGGTTTATGACCCTTATGGCGGTCAACAGGATCTGGAAAACCGGATTCTACGTCATGTTTCCGATGCCTTTATCGAAGATCCATTGCGCGTACTGCGAATAGCCCGTTTTGCTGCCCGTTATACGAGTGCAGGTTTTGTGATTGCCGATGAAACTTTGGCGTTAATGCAACGCTTGACTGAAACCGGTGAATTAAATGCATTGACACCGGAACGCGTCTGGAAAGAAACTTCCCGTGCATTATCGGAACGTCATGCTGATGTGTATTTTGAAGTATTACGTCAATGTGGTGCTTTAAAGGTACTCTTCCCTGAGATTGATGCCTTATAT encodes the following:
- a CDS encoding multifunctional CCA addition/repair protein, whose protein sequence is MQVYLVGGAVRDHLLGHPYHEKDYVVVGATPAQMLDLGYQPVGKDFPVFLHPQTKEEYALARTERKSSAGYHGFEFYTDVSVTLEQDLIRRDLTINAMAMDDAGQVYDPYGGQQDLENRILRHVSDAFIEDPLRVLRIARFAARYTSAGFVIADETLALMQRLTETGELNALTPERVWKETSRALSERHADVYFEVLRQCGALKVLFPEIDALYGIPQRPEYHPEIDCGIHTMMSLQQACRQNYSLDVRFAVLVHDLGKALTPLEELPRHIMHEERGIKPVNDLCDRLKVPTYTKQLALAVCKEHLKCHQAFNLKPGTLWRLLQRLDVLRRPERVEAFVQACECDSRGRLGLEDRAYPQAQYVLDAMQTVRAIKAQDLPADIQGPDIGEMLIERRIQALGELKAQQTATIE